A portion of the Canis aureus isolate CA01 chromosome 32, VMU_Caureus_v.1.0, whole genome shotgun sequence genome contains these proteins:
- the LOC144303432 gene encoding uncharacterized protein LOC144303432 isoform X1, which yields MLEQGFSRTFVNVSGEQSHRWSAGCKSKAFQQIHGQRTAQRLRHKAFQTQVMTTPCPPEPTLGKAAHRLTAPKCARQAPASVLMATGTFPLQPIPAPGCPASAASQLRLADDKRPRIQARRPLSVPLPALPPSLQNSFLSLTASHLSCWVQLTHVTTTLSSFLPHLALSSSAYMVCLTPAPLAPGIVHRSGDADTSRPPVRP from the exons ATGCTGGAACAAG GATTCAGCCGAACCTTTGTCAACGTTTCCGGGGAGCAGTCCCACAGATGGTCGGCAGGTTGTAAGAGCAAAGCATTCCAGCAGATCCACGGGCAAAGGACTGCTCAGAGGCTACGGCACAAGGCTTTCCAAACTCAGGTGATGACAACACCCTGTCCCCCTGAGCCCACTTTGGGAAAGGCTGCCCACAGGCTAACAGCTCCCAAGTGTGCGCGGCAAGCCCCAGCCTCTGTCCTGATGGCCACAGGCACCTTCCCACTCCAGCCCATCCCAGCTCCTGGGTGTCCCGCCTCCGCAGCTTCCCAGTTAAGGCTGGCTGACGATAAGCGCCCGCGGATTCAGGCCCGCCGCCCTCTCTCAGTGCCCCTCCCGGCCCTGCCACCATCTCTCCAAAACAGCTTCctaag CCTCACAGCGTCCCACCTGTCCTGCTGGGTGCAACTCACACATGTCACCACAACTCTGTCGTCTTTCCTACCCCATCTGGCACTTTCCTCCTCGGCCTATATGGTTTGTCTTACGCCTGCACCCCTGGCACCTGGCATAGTGCATCGCAGTGGGGACGCAGATACCTCCCGCCCGCCCGTAAGACCATGA
- the LOC144303432 gene encoding uncharacterized protein LOC144303432 isoform X3 — MLEQGFSRTFVNVSGEQSHRWSAGCKSKAFQQIHGQRTAQRLRHKAFQTQSVSADPTPGAQKPISQQPTWKSNGRRDGHGDVGQLLQNIMRQDERGGV, encoded by the exons ATGCTGGAACAAG GATTCAGCCGAACCTTTGTCAACGTTTCCGGGGAGCAGTCCCACAGATGGTCGGCAGGTTGTAAGAGCAAAGCATTCCAGCAGATCCACGGGCAAAGGACTGCTCAGAGGCTACGGCACAAGGCTTTCCAAACTCAG AGCGTTTCTGCAGACCCCACTCCTGGAGCACAGAAGCCAATCTCACAACAACCGACCTGGAAGTCCAACGGCCGAAGGGATGGCCACGGAGACGTGGGCCAGCTGCTCCAAAACATCATGAGACAGGATGAGAGAGGAGGCGTCTAA
- the LOC144303432 gene encoding uncharacterized protein LOC144303432 isoform X2 produces MLEQGFSRTFVNVSGEQSHRWSAGCKSKAFQQIHGQRTAQRLRHKAFQTQVMTTPCPPEPTLGKAAHRLTAPKCARQAPASVLMATGTFPLQPIPAPGCPASAASQLRLADDKRPRIQARRPLSVPLPALPPSLQNSFLRAFLQTPLLEHRSQSHNNRPGSPTAEGMATETWASCSKTS; encoded by the exons ATGCTGGAACAAG GATTCAGCCGAACCTTTGTCAACGTTTCCGGGGAGCAGTCCCACAGATGGTCGGCAGGTTGTAAGAGCAAAGCATTCCAGCAGATCCACGGGCAAAGGACTGCTCAGAGGCTACGGCACAAGGCTTTCCAAACTCAGGTGATGACAACACCCTGTCCCCCTGAGCCCACTTTGGGAAAGGCTGCCCACAGGCTAACAGCTCCCAAGTGTGCGCGGCAAGCCCCAGCCTCTGTCCTGATGGCCACAGGCACCTTCCCACTCCAGCCCATCCCAGCTCCTGGGTGTCCCGCCTCCGCAGCTTCCCAGTTAAGGCTGGCTGACGATAAGCGCCCGCGGATTCAGGCCCGCCGCCCTCTCTCAGTGCCCCTCCCGGCCCTGCCACCATCTCTCCAAAACAGCTTCctaag AGCGTTTCTGCAGACCCCACTCCTGGAGCACAGAAGCCAATCTCACAACAACCGACCTGGAAGTCCAACGGCCGAAGGGATGGCCACGGAGACGTGGGCCAGCTGCTCCAAAACATCATGA